In Pyricularia oryzae 70-15 chromosome 2, whole genome shotgun sequence, one genomic interval encodes:
- a CDS encoding beta-glucosidase 1 translates to MVSSNACLAILAFARLALVDAGSIHRRDSVPAPYVAAPYYPTPHGGWAPEWADSYAKAKLLVEQMTLAEKVNITSGSGIFMGPCVGNTGSAERLGFRQLCLQDSALGVRQTDHITVFPAGITTGATWDKELFRARAEALGKEFKGKGANIWLGPAVGPIGRKPRGGRNWESFGADPVLQGKAGAITIQAVQAQGVIATIKHLIGNEQEMYRMTHIFQEGYSANIDDRTLHEIYLWPFAEGVHAGVGAVMTAYNNVNGSASTQNSMLINGILKDELGFNGFVMSDWLSQNSGIASALAGLDMSMPGDIHTVPLALGQSFWNYDLSRSALNGSVPMDRLNDMVTRVVAAWYQMGQDKDYTDVNFSSNTDKETGLLYPGALFSPSGIVNKFVDVSADHWKVAREIAQDGVTLLKNDDNVLPLSKSRPLRVFGTGAAVNPDGPNGCTDRNCNKGTLGMGWGSGTATYQVFHDPITSIKNNSADVTYYQTDKFPSVPTPGDDDVAMVFISSDSGENTYTVEGNHGDRDNSGLKAWYGGDDLIKKAAAKYKSVIVVAHTVGPLVMEDWVNLPSVKAVLIAHLPGQEAGHSLANVLYGDVSPSGHLPYSIPVSEDDYPESTKLRGFVFGQVQDTYSEGPYFDYRFLQKNNIKPRFAFGHGLSYANFTFSDATIRRVTQLSSTPPPRQAKGPTPVYSNALPQASEVYWPEKFNQIWRYLYPYLSNSDADNAAKDASKKYNYPAGYSSEQKPGPAAGGGQGGNPALWDVAYEITVKVSNDAAASHAGKAVAQLYMQYPEGIPYDTPIVQLRDFEKSDPIAPGESTELKLTLTRRDVSVWDVVSQNWVVPQVDGRYKFWIGSASDKLFLACYADTLTCESGLAPPA, encoded by the exons ATGGTGTCGAGCAACGCGTGCCTGGCCATCCTGgcctttgcccgcctcgCTCTCGTTGACGCCGGCAGCATCCACCGCCGTGATTCCGTCCCGGCCCCCTATGTTGCCGCCCCCTACTATCCCACGCCACATGGCGGTTGGGCACCTGAGTGGGCCGACAGCTACGCCAAGGCGAAGCTCTTGGTTGAGCAAATGACTCTCGCCGAAAAGGTCAACATCACGTCCGGAAGCGGTATCTTCATGGGCCCCTGCGTCGGCAACACGGGCAGCGCCGAAAGGCTCGGTTTCCGCCAGCTCTGCCTCCAGGACTCGGCCCTGGGTGTCCGACAGACGGACCACATCACCGTCTTCCCCGCCGGTATCACCACCGGAGCCACCTGGGATAAGGAGCTGTTCAGGGCTCGCGCAGAGGCTCTGGGTAAGGAGTTCAAGGGCAAGGGAGCCAACATTTGGCTCGGGCCCGCCGTGGGCCCGATTGGCCGCAAGCCTCGTGGAGGCCG CAACTGGGAGAGTTTTGGAGCCGACCCTGTCCTGCAGGGAAAGGCTGGTGCCATCACCATCCAGGCCGTTCAGGCACAAGGCGTCATCGCAACCATTAAGCACTTGATCGGAAACGAGCAGGAGAT GTATCGCATGACCCACATCTTCCAGGAGGGTTACAGCGCCAACATCGACGACCGCACCCTGCATGAGATCTACCTCTGGCCGTTTGCTGAAGGCGTTCATGCTGGTGTCGGTGCCGTCATGACTGCCTACAACAAT GTTAACGGCTCTGCTTCCACCCAAAACTCGATGCTTATCAATGGCATTCTCAAAGATGAGCTTGGTTTCAACGGCTTCGTCATGAGTGATTG GCTGAGCCAGAACAGTGGAATCGCAAGTGCCCTTGCTGGTCTTGACATGTCCATGCCGGGTGACATTCACACAGTCCCGCTGGCTCTGGGCCAGAGCTTCTGGAACTATGACCTCAGTCGTTCGGCTTTGAACGGATCCGTCCCCATGGACCGACTGAACgacatggtgacgagggtcgTCGCTGCCTGGTACCAGATGGGCCAGGACAAGGACTACACCGACGTCAACTTCTCCTCTAACACGGACAAGGAGACCGGCCTTCTTTACCCTGGCGCGCTCTTCTCACCCTCCGGAATCGTCAACAAGTTTGTCGATGTGTCTGCAGACCACTGGAAGGTTGCCCGTGAGATTGCCCAAGACGGAGTCACGCTTCTGAAGAACGACGACAACGTGCTTCCCCTGAGCAAGTCCCGTCCCCTGCGCGTCTTCGGCACTGGCGCCGCCGTCAACCCCGATGGTCCCAACGGCTGCACGGACCGAAACTGCAACAAGGGAACCCTGGGTATGGGCTGGGGATCCGGCACTGCTACCTACCAAG TGTTCCACGACCCCATCACCAGCATCAAGAACAACTCGGCAGATGTGACGTACTACCAAACCGACAAATTCCCCAGCGTGCCCACACCGGGTGATGACGACGTTGCAATGGTCTTCATCAGCTCCGACTCTGGTGAGAACACGTATACCGTCGAGGGCAACCACGGAGACCGGGACAACTCTGGACTGAAGGCCTGGTACGGCGGTGACGACCTCATCAAGAAGGCCGCTGCCAAGTACAAGAGCGTCATTGTTGTTGCCCACACGGTCGGTCCGCTCGTCATGGAGGACTGGGTGAACCTGCCCTCCGTCAAGGCGGTCTTGATCGCCCATCTGCCCGGTCAGGAGGCCGGTCACTCCCTGGCCAACGTGCTCTATGGTGACGTTTCGCCCAGCGGTCATCTGCCCTACTCGATCCCTGTCAGCGAGGATGACTACCCCGAGAGCACCAAGCTTCGGGGCTTTGTATTTGGCCAGGTTCAGGACACCTACTCTGAGGGACC ATACTTTGACTACCGCTTCCTCCAAAAGAACAACATCAAGCCCCGGTTCGCCTTTGGCCACGGCCTCAGCTACGCCAACTTCACCTTCTCCGATGCCACCATCCGCCGCGTGACGCAGCTCAGCAGCACCCCGCCTCCTCGCCAGGCCAAGGGCCCCACTCCCGTCTACAGCAACGCGCTCCCCCAGGCGTCCGAGGTGTACTGGCCCGAGAAGTTCAACCAGATCTGGCGCTACCTGTACCCTTACCTGAGCAATAGCGACGCCGACAACGCCGCCAAGGACGCCTCCAAGAAGTACAACTACCCCGCCGGCTACAGCAGCGAGCAGAAGCCCGGCCCggctgccggcggcggccagggcggcaACCCTGCCCTCTGGGACGTTGCGTACGAGATCACGGTCAAGGTCTCcaacgacgccgccgccagccaTGCCGGCAAGGCCGTCGCCCAGCTGTACATGCAGTACCCCGAGGGCATCCCCTACGACACTCCCATCGTGCAGCTGCGCGACTTTGAGAAGAGTGACCCCATCGCACCGGGCGAGAGCACCGAGCTCAAGCTCACCCTCACCCGCCGCGACGTCAGCGTCTGGGACGTCGTGTCGCAGAACTGGGTCGTGCCCCAGGTCGACGGACGCTACAAGTTCTGGATCGGCTCGGCCAGCGACAAGCTGTTCCTCGCCTGCTACGCCGACACTCTCACCTGCGAGAGTGGCCTAGCTCCTCCGGCATGA